The nucleotide sequence GATGACGCCCATCCTGCTCGCCACGATCGCCCTGATCGCATGCTGGCTCCCCGCCCGCCACGCGGCACGCATCGACCCCTTGGCCGCGCTGCGCACCGAATAACAATCCAACGACACCCCGCCTGCCCCATGAGCAAACTCTCCGGCCTTCGCACCCGCCTCCGGCGCGCGTTCCAGCGCGGCGCCATGGACCAACAAATGCTCGATGAAATGAAACACCACCTCGACGAAGAAACCGCCCGCCGCATCGCCGTCGGCGAAGACCCCGCCACCGCCCGTCGCCGCGCCGCCGCCGACTTCGGCTCCGTCGACGCCCGCACCGAAGAGGTGCGCGACGCCCGCTTCGGTGCCTGGGCCGAACACTTTTGGCAGGACCTGCGTTTCGCCGCCCGCAACTTGCGCAAATCCCCCGGTTTCACCGCGGTCGCGGTGCTCACCCTGGCGATCGGCATCGGGGCCAACACCGCCATCTTCTCCGTCGTCTCCGGCCTGCTGCTCAATCCCCTGCCCTACGCCGATTCCGACCGCATCATGGTCATCGACGAGGCCCCGGTTCCCGGCGGCACCGGCGGTTCTTGCGGCGGCACTTTCCTGGAGTGGCAGGAAAACCAGATCCACTTCGAATCCATGGCGGCCATTCACACGATGACTCACACCATGACCGGCCGCGGCGATCCGCAGATGGTCAACGGTTGGGAGGTCACGCCGCAGTATCTCAGTCTGTTCGGGTTGCGCACCGCCCTGGGTCGTGACTTCCGCCCCGAGGACGACGTTGCCGGGGCCAACGAACACATCGTGATCCTGAGCCACCGCTTCTGGCAGGAGACCTTCAACGGTGACCCGGGCGTCGTGGGTGACTTCGTGAACTTCGGCGGCGAGGGCTATCAAATCATTGGCGTGCTGGACCCCGACGCGCTGCTCGATCCCGACGTCCAGTTCCTGTCGCCCACCGGCATCCTCAACGACGAGCAAAAGCAGACGCGCAACTACCACTACGTCACGACCACCTTTGCCAAGCTCGCCCCGGGGGCCACTCCCGCCGCCGCCGCCGCCCAACTGACCACCGTCAAACAGGGCTTCAATCACCTCTACCCCGACCGCAAGAAAGACTGGACGGTGACCGTCACCTCGATGCAGGAGAGTATGTTCGGCGGCGCCCGCCAACCGCTCAACCTCCTGCTCTGGTCCGTCGGAGTCGTGTTGCTCATCGCCTGCGCCAACGTTGCCAATCTGCTCCTCGCCAAGACTTCCGCCCGGTCGGGCGAACTCGCGCTGCGTCTCGCTCTCGGCGCGACCAAGGGCCGCATCATTCGCCAAATGCTCACGGAGAGCCTGTTGCTGGCCGTGCTGGGAGGTGCCGCCGGCATCGCGGTCGCGGCGGCGACCATCAATCCGTTGGTGGTTTTCGCCGGCGTAAACGATCTCCAGCGCATCGAGATCGGACTCGATGGCGGTGTGCTCGCCTTCGCCCTCGGCGCTTCGTTGCTCACCGGTTTCGTCTTCGGTCTACTGCCCGCCTTGCGCGCGGCCGGCCCCAACGTGGGAGATGCCATCAAAGACGGCGGTCGCAGCGGCAGCGCCGGCAGACGCCGCCACCTGCAATCCATCCTCATCATCGCCGAAACCGCTCTCACTGTCGTGCTCCTCGTGGTGGCCGGGTTGCTCATGCGCAGCTTTCTCAACGCCGCCAACCAGAACCTGGGTTTCGAAACCGACGGCGCCCTGACCTTCCGCCTGAACCAAAACGGCGACACCGCGCAGACCGTCGAAAAACGGCTGCAGTTTGCCGACCAGATCCTGGCCGAGCTCCGCACCATTCCCGGCGTGGAAAGCGCCGCGTTCATCAGCAACATGCCCATGAACGGCAACCGCTTCTACGGAGACTCCATCCAGCGCGCCGATCGCATCGAGCCCGACAACAACATCATCGCCGGCTTCGATGCCGTCTCGCCCGGCTATTTCCAAACCATGCGCACCCCCTTGCTGCGAGGCCGCGACCTCACCGCCGCCGACAACCGCATCGACGCGCCCAAGGTCTTGATCGTCAACCAGTCCGTCATCGATCGCTTTTTCGACGCCGACGAGAACCCCCTCGGGTATCACATCCAATTCAAGGGCGAGCCCCACGAAATCGTCGGCGTGGTCGCCGACGCCCGCCGCTTCGCCGTCGACGGTCAGCCCTTTCGCCAGGTTTACCTGCCGCTGGCGCAATTCCCCTGGAGCACCCACTACGTATTGCGCACGCAACTACAGCCCGCGTCCCTCGCCGCCGCCGTGCGTCAGGCCGTGCAACGGGTGAATCCCAACCAGCCGATTCACCAACTGCGCACCCTGGAAGACATGGCGGATGAAACGCTCAACTTCCGCACCATGATGCTCACCCTGCTCAGTCTCTTCGCCGGCGCCGCCCTGTTGCTCGCTTGCGTGGGCATCTACGGCGTCATGGCTTACAGCGTCAATCAACGCACCCGCGAGATGGGCATCCGCCTCGCCCTCGGGGCGGCGGCGCGCGATGTCATCGCCCTGATTCTGCGGGACGGGTTGAAAGTCATCGCCATCGGACTGGCCATTGGCGCCATCGGGGCCGGCTTTGCCTCCCATCTGCTGGAAAGCCAGCTCTACAATGTCGACCCCCTCGATCCCGCCACCTTCGTGATGGTGTCCCTCATCCTCGTCGCGGTCGGTGCCACCGCCTGCTTCCTCCCCGCCGTCCGCGCGTCCAAGACCGATCCCATGCAATCCCTGCGCGCCGAATGACCGGCGGCAAGCCACAGCGTTCTGGTCGCCCAACCGCGTCCCATCGCGACACCCGCCCCGACAGGGCATTCAGCCCCCGGCGAGCGGCGCACCTCCATCCACGAGCGCGACTGCGCGCTCAAGCGATGGACTTGGTGCCGTCGCTTTTGAACACGACATACAAGGCGTGAATCGCCCCCGGTAGCCAGAACAGCAGCGTCAGCAAAAGATTGAGCAAAAACTCCGTGCCGAAGCCGCGGCGAATCGCAACGGCGGCGGGTGGAAGCACGAGACTGATGATGATGAAGATGATGAACATGAGGGCACAGACCCCCGTCACCCAAATCGGTGCGTAGATTTTTTCGCGGCGACGCCCACACCATCAACAACTCCCGCGGTAAGGCGGTCCATGCTTGCTTGACGCTTGGCGTGATGCGAGCGGGTCCCCACTTTCAACCTCATGCCCCGCGATGATGCTCCGATTCCGACCGACCCCACCGCCACGGACTCCGCTCACGACCTGCCCCCGCCACCACCGGAGGAAGTTGAACTGACCGTGCCGCATCGCTTGCGCCGGTTGGGGTTTGGTTTGGTGGTCGATGCCACCTTGGGAGCGGCGAGTTTCGAGAAAGGATTTCTCTACACTGTGAAGCAGTTCGTGCAGCGACCCCGCGCGGGCTTTCAGGGTTATCTGGGCGCGGATCGGTTGAAGTTCAGCAACCCCTTGCGCCTGTTGGTTTTTGTCACGGCCGTGGCGACGTTCTTCAATTTTCAGTTTGGGTCGATGGATTCCGAATTTGCGAAAGCCGCGCAGGGTGACAATGGAACCGTGAGTCCGGAAATGCGAGAAAACCTGCTCCTGATGAACGTTTTATTGAAGCGGTATTTCAACGTGATGATGTTGGCGGGAGTGCCGCTGCTGGGATTGGCGAGCCGGGTTCTGTATTGGAAACGGGCCTACAACTTCGTGGAGCATATGGCGCTCAACGCGTTTTTAATGTCGATCTCGACGATGGCATATTTGCTCACCGTAGTGTTGGGAGTGTGGGTCGGCAAAATGGGCCTGATTTACGGGGTGATTTCCCTGGCCTATCAAACATGGGTGTATCGCCGCGTGATGGGCCCCGGTTGGCTGCGGGCCATCAGCTGCACCATCGTAGGCACCGTTCTCTATTACATCGTTTTCGCGGCGGTGCTGATCGTCTTTTTCGCAGTCCGCGACGGAGTGTCTTAACGCGACGGGCAACCTCCGCATAAACCGCGGAACAGACGACCACAACAATGGCGACCTGTTTTCGCTCCCCGGTGCTCGAATCAGCCGTCGGCTCCTGCGTTGTTCTCCGACTCCAATCGACCATCGAGCGATTTTCATCATCTGGACAAGGCTCGCGCCCTCCCGGAGGCCGCGGTCATAAATATGCTCTCTCGGTGTCCCATTACCCCCTCATTTCGCGCATGAGCCGGTGTCGTCAATTCAACCGTGTTTCGGTTCCACTGCTTCAACCCCGTCCCCGCTAGCTACTTGAAAAAACCGTCGTTTATGTCTCGTGGCGCCATTGGCCTGTCCACGGTCCTTGGTCTCGTGTTCGCCACCAACCTCATCTTCGCGGCTGCGACCGATTCGAAGAGCGCCGCCACCCCGCAGGTTCCCGAGTATCCGAAAGACTGTGACACCATCGCCCCGCCCGTCGGCTTCACGTTTCCGAACGTGAGCTCCGCGCTCCCGTTTGATTTGGGCTCCCTGCGCGCGACCGTCGAAACGACAGCGCCCGCTCCGGCAAAAATGTCGTCCACTGCCGGTCACGCCGCCGACCACGATTGCGGCGTTTTCGAAACTCAAAAACAGTTCGACCTGTTTTCCTGGGCCACCTTCATCGGGCTCAACTGGCCGGCCGATTCCTCCGGCAATCCGATCTCCGGCGATATCGGAACTCAACCCACCTCGCCAAGGGTGTGGGAATACTACCTCTCGCCTTCGCAAATTTTTAAGGCGAACGGCGTCGCTCCGGATCCCTGGGGAACGCCGGAGAACGAGGCGCGCACCCTGAGCGCGATCAGCAAGCACACCGAGATCCTCGACGAGGTGGACGAAGCGTTCTTCAACCTCGAAACCCCGCTCCCGCCCATCACTGATCTCAACAACGAATATGTGCGTTACGAGATTCGGATCAACAAAGCGGAATACGACTACATCGTGACCAACACGCTGTATAATACCGAGGGCCAGCAGACCTTCATCAACAACGGAAACACCGTCAGTTTCCCCAGCGGAAAACTCCCCGTCGGCCCGACGCCCGGCCAGCGCGGCGCCATGGAACTAAAGGTCGCCTGGAAACAAATGGGGGCCGGCGACGATCCCTCAAAATTCTACACCATCACCCCGATCGTTGAAGAGCCGTTCAACAAACCCCACACGATTACCGGCAAAACCTACGGCCTCGTTGGCATGCATATCATGGTGCGCACCGAGAGTGCTCCCGAATGGGTCTGGGCGACGTTCGAACACGTCGACAACGCGCCCATCATGGATCTACGCACCTCGGTTCCGGACAAATTCAAGGCCAAGGGCTCTTACAGCTTCTGGAACAAAGCAGGCACCCACTCCTTCGGCGGTTTCGATCCCGCTGCATTTTCGACCCTCGATGCGATGAAATCGGCCCCAAATTACTATCAACCGAAGAACGAACGCCAATTGTCTCAGATCACCAAAGTGATCACCGACAACAACGCCGTGTCCGACTCGAAATGGACCAAGAATCTCAACGCCACCATGCAGGGCAAACTCGCCGGCACGGTCTGGGCCAACTACCGCCTCATCTCCACCCAATGGCCCGTGAATCCCGGCACCAAACCCGCCGGGAATCCCGCCCCCGTAAGTCTCGGTAATCCCGTGCTCGAAACTTACATGCAGGTGAACGGTAGCTGCATGAACTGTCACGCCGGTGCCACCTACGGTAACGCGCAGACCGCCGCCAATAACGCCAACTTCAGCTTCATGCTGCAGCGCGCGAAGAGCGCGAAGAGCAAGACAACCTCCCCTCACAACTAACTCCCACCTCACGCCATGTCTCAACCCACCCCCTCCCCGGACGGCGAGTCGCGCCGCAAATTCATCGGATCCCTTGGGGCCGCCGCCCTGGCCGGGGCCGCGCTCCCAGTTCGCGGCGCCGGCGCCAGCGCCGAACAGACCGTCGATGCTCCTGCCCATGACGACCAGCACATCTGCATGGGTCTCAACACCAAGACGACCGTCGTCGCCGGTATCAGCTACGCGCCCGGTGAATGTCCCGCCACTAATGTCGATTCCCACGGTTGCGCCGGCGGCAACAGCTGCGCCAATCTGGGCGGCTGCGGCACCGGCGACTACGGCCGCCAATACTGGATCACCGATAACGCCTGCGGCACAACCAGCCCACACTGGAACGGCACCGGCGGCTGCGGCGCACCGATTGGCCACGGCAATTCCGGCTTCGTTTCCACTCAGCTCAACAGCGCCGCTCCCGACGAGATTCCGGGCAAACCGGGCCAGTATTACAGCAACGCCTTCATCGGCAAACCCGTCTGGAACATTGCCCGCTCCCGTTTTGAAAAGAAGATGGTGATCGCGGGCAAATCCTTCGGTAAACCCGCCAGTCTGCCGAGTGCCCTGATCGCCAACGCCTGGAGCGGCAGCGGTCACTACGATCCCAACGGTCTGCCCGAACCTTACCCTACACCCATGCCGCCCAAGCTGCCCAAACCGCCGAAGGTTCCGAAGGCCCCCAAACCGACTTCGTAACGGGCCCGCGACACCCGACTCCACCTCACCATGGCCAATCGATTTGATCTCCCCAACCTCGGTCTGGGCATCGGACTGCGCAGTCCGCACTTCCCCTACATTCTGGAGCATTGGCCCCAGGTCGATTGGTTCGAGGTCATCTCCGAAAACTACATGGACAGTCGCGGCAAACCCCGCGCGGTCCTCGACCAAATCGCCGAGCGCTACCCCTTGGTGATGCACGGGGTATCGCTTTCGATCGGCAGCTCCGACCCGCTCGACTTCGACTACTTGGCCAAACTCAAAGCTCTCGCGGCCGAGGTTTCCCCGGTTTGGGTGTCGGATCACTTGTGCTGGACCGGTATCGCCGGACTCAACACCCACGATCTTCTACCCATGCCCCTCACCGAGGACGCACTCGCGCACACCGTCGAGCGTATCCGCATCGTGCAGGACTACCTCGAACGCCCCCTCGTGCTCGAAAACCCCAGCACCTATCTGGAGTTCGAGGCCTCCACCATGCCCGACGCGGAATTCCTCGGTCGCATGGCCGCCGAGGCCGACTGCGGCATACTTCTTGATGTGAATAATATTTACGTCTGTGCCCGCAACCACGGCTGGGACCCCGACGCCTACATCCGCACCATCCCGGCCGATCGCATCATCCAATTTCACCTCGCCGGACACGAGGACTGCGGCACCCACATCATCGATACCCACAATACCAACGTCATCGACGAGGTGTGGGAACTCTACCGCTCCGCGCACCTTCACACCGGTGGCGACGGCGCCGCCACCCTGCTCGAATGGGATGCCGACATCCCGCCCTTCCCGGTCCTCATGGCCGAAGTGGCTCAGGCCAAGGACTTCATGACCGTTGCCCGCACTCAACCACGAGCATCCTCCCCCGCGGCCGCCGCGCCCAAAGCCGACGGGCGATCATTCCCGCATCCGTTGCACATCATGCCCACGGAATGATCCCCTTCGAAAGTCTGCAACGCTGGCTCCTCGCGGCCATCCAACAGCCTCAGAGCAAGGACGTTCGCGAAATCGAATCCGTGGTCGCCAACGCCAACGGACGACTGCCACCCGCCGCCCGCATCGGCATCTACGCCGCCTCCTTCCACGGCCGCCTCATCCAGTGCTTGGAATCTGAATACCCCGTGCTGCGCCACGCCCTCGAGGAAGATCTCTTCCATCAATTTGCGACCGGCTACCTGCAGACCTTCCCGCCCACCACCTACACCCTTACGCGCCTCGGTGAGAACTTCCCCCGCCACCTCCGCGAAACCCGACCGGACAACGAAGCGGAGCTCTGGCCCGAGTTCATCATCAACCTCGCCACCCTCGAACGCACCTTCTTCGAAGTTTACCACGCCGAAGGCCACGAGAAGACCACCCCGAAACCCGCCACCGACCCGGTCGCCATCGCCGCCGAACCCTGGACCCGCACGCTCCACCTCGCCTTCCCGGTTCACGACTATTTTCCCGCCGCGCGCCTCCACCTCAAGGAGCCCGAAATTCACGCCGCGCCCGACATCCCCGCCCCCCGCTCCACCACCGTTCTGATCTACCGCCGCAACTTCCAAGTCCGGCTTCGAGAGATCGCCGACAACGCCGGGCAATAGCGCGATGCAGTGCGGGCTCCTGAAACGGTAAGCGGGGACTCCGGGGCATATGATCAAGCCGCAGCAAACCGGACCATTCCGGGCGTTTCATTTCAAATGCGTAGGAGCTCTCAGGCCCGCAGAGATTGAACAAATACCTCCCCGAGGTAGTCGAACCGGAAGGAACTCCCCCCGCATGATCCGGCACGCCTCATCCCCCACCGTGATCGCGACAATGGTCGCGGCCCTCGCGGCATCCGCGCCGCCAGTGGGCGCAGACACGATGCGGGAGAAGATCACCGGCAACCTCCAAGCAGCCTTTCAATTCGATCCCGCCGCCCGGGAAACCCTGCCCGACAATGATGACATTATCCTGATGGAGCCGGTCGTCGTGCAGGAACAATCGCTTTCGCGGGGACTGGAAAACGCGGTGGACCAGGAACGGAGCAAGCTCACGCCGACCTTCAATATCCAGGAAGGCGGCGAGTTCATCAAAGACGCTTTCGGCCGCATCACGGTGCAGGCCAAACCACATCAGGACCCCATCCCCACCGGCATCGGTAAGGATATCCCCATCGCCCGCTGGTCGCTGTTGCAGATCAAGTGGTAGTGACGGTGTTAAAATGCCGAGCCCCGCATCGGCAACGCGCCGTTTTTCCTATTGACGTTCTAAAGGAAGGCGCACTTTCTTTCATTCAGATCCTCTAAAGGTAAAAGCATGAAATCAGACAAAACTGAACTTCTGCAGGGCACGCTCGATATGCTGATCCTGAAGGCCCTCCAACTCGACGCGATGCACGGTTTCGGTCTCTCCCAACGCCTTCGCCAAATGTCGGCCGAAGTGTTTCAGGTGGAGATGGGCTCGCTCTATCCCGCGCTCTGCCGCCTGGAAAAGAAGGGCTGGATCAAAGGCAAATGGGGCGTCTCCGAAGCCAACCGTCGCGCTCGCTACTATTCGCTGACCGCCGCTGGTCGCCGCCAATTTGAAACGGAGAAGTCCCACTGGGCGCTCCTGTCGAACACCGTCAACACAATGCTCGACGCCACCTGATCCCAGTCGTCGGCATCGCTGAATTTCACGAACGAAAACCCTCACCCGGAGGGACCGGTTCCACCCGGTCCGCACTGCCGCTCCCATCCACCCACGTAGGCCGCCTACTCGCCGACGCGCCTTTCCATCGCCCGGACACCACACCATCGACACGCCCGCAGAAACCACGCCCCCGGAAGCGCGAGCAAGCTCGCGGCCTACTTTCCAATCCACGGAGGGACTGGTTCCACCCGGTCCGCACTGCCGCTTCCATCCACCAACATAGGCCGCCTACTCGCCGACGCCCCTTTCCATCGCCCGAACACCACACCATCGACACGCCCGCAGAAACCACGCCCCCGGAAGCGCGAGCAAGCTCGCGGCCTACTTTCCAATCCTCGAAGGGACCGTCCGCGCACCAACCATCCACCATTGTAGGCCGCCTGCTCGCAGGCGCTCCCTCATCTGCCCCTCCGCTTCGTTCTCTTCGTTGCCTTCGGTAAATCCACCCTCCGACCAACCTTCCCTTACCCCTCATTCCTCATGCGCTGGTGGTCCTCCTTCTCGTATTCGCTGAAATCACTTTTTACCCGAAAACAATGGGACGCCCAACTCGCCGAGGAGGTGCGCACTCACGTGGAGATGGCGACCGAGGCCAACATCGCCCAGGGTATGTCGCCCCGCGAGGCGCGCTTCGCCGCGCTGCGTGAATTTGGCAACGTCGTCGCGACTCAGGAGCGCACCCGCGACGAACGCGGCTGGGTGTGGTTGGAACAATTGTGTCATGATACTGGATACGCCTTTCGCAACCTGCGCAAATCCCCCGGGTTCGCCCTTGTCGTCATCTTCACCCTCACCGCCGGCATCGGTTGCAACACGGCGTGCTTCAGCCTGCTCAACAGTCTGTTGCTACGCCCGCTCGCCTACCCCAACTCGGACCGCATCGTCTTCCTTGCGGAGTCCCCTCCCGGCGAAATCAGTTACGACAGCAACGGTGCCTCCTTCGCCCGGTGGCAGGAAAACGACGACCTGTTTGAACAGCTGGGCGGCTATCATTTACGCGGGACAACCCTCACCGGCCGCGACCATCCCCGTCCGGTCCACCTGACCGAAACGACCGCCGGACTGTTCGAGATATTCAGCGCGCGTCTTGCGCAGGGACGGGGCTTTCATCGCTCAGAATACCAGCCGGGCCGGGGTCACGTTGCGGTCATCAGTCACGAATTTTGGCAACAACAGCTGGGCGGCGATCTGGACATCCTCGGCGCGCAACTCGTTTTCGACGGAGTCGGACACGAAGTGATCGGCGTGCTCGAACCCTGGGCGTTTCCCTACGACAACGCGATTTTCGTCCCCTCCGATGTGCTCCTCAACGAGGCCAAACGCGCCCCCGGAAGCGACTACGATATGTCGACCTTCGCCCTCCTGAATCCCGACGTCGATCGTGGCCCGGCCCAGACGCGACTCCAGAGCACACGCGGGGCCCATCCAGACTCCTACCTGCCGGAACAGCGCGATTGGCGCGATACGATCCAGAGCTGGCGCGACGCCAGCTACGGCACCTACAAACCCGCCTTCATGATGACCGCCCTGGTGGTGGCTGCCATCCTGCTGATCGCCTGTGTCAACATCACCAACCTCGCCCTCGCCCGCAACCGCGCCCGGTCGGGCGAGATCGCACTTCGCCTGGCCCTCGGTGCCTCGACCAGCCGCATCGTGCGGCAGCTCCTCACCGAGACCATGCTGTTGGCCACCCTCGGCGGTCTGCTGGGCGCGGTCACCGGGGTCGCGCTGTTCCAGGGATTCACCCGGTGGACCAACATGGACATGCTGCGTTTTGTTGAAACCAGCCTCGACTACCGGGTGCTGCTTTTTGCCACGGCCGCCACCGTGTTGTCCGGTTTGGTCTGCGGCCTCCTGCCGGCCCTCCGTTGCGCCCGACCGGGTATCAACACCCATCTCAAGGAAGGCCAGCAGGGCGTGGCCACGGGTAAACGCCGTCGTCTGCAGTCCGGCTTGGTCATCGCGGAATGCGCCTGCACCGTCGCTCTGCTCATCATGGCGGTCCTCCTGCTGCGCAGCCTGCAGAACGTAGCCGCTTCCGACCCCGGATTCACCCGGGAAGGGGTGCTCTACTTTAGTCTCTCGGCCCCCGCCGAACGCACCCCCGACGCCGACAGCAGCGCCCGCTTCACCGACGAGGTGATCGCCCAGCTGCACCGTATTCCCGGCGTCGCTGCCGCCGGTGCGACCTCGGCCGTGCCGATGAGCAAGGTTGAATACCGGACCGAAGCGGTGCGCCGGATCACTCAGGATCTGGACGCGGTGGGCCTGACAGTCGGGATCGACAGCGTTTCACCCGGCTATTTCAACACGCTACAAATTCCACTCCTGCGAGGACGCCCCCTCACGGCCGCGGACAATCAAGCGGCGGCGCCCCGCGCGGCCCTCGTCAACTCCCGCCTGGCGGACCTTTTGTTTGAAAACGAACCCGCCCTCGGCAGCCCGATTGTCTGGCGCGGCGAACAATGGGAAATCGTCGGCATCGTCGGCGATACGGCGCGCTACCACTTGGGCCATGATCCCATCCCTCAACTGTTCGTGGCGCAGGCCCGGCTTTCCTTACCGATGAGCTACGTTCTGCGGGCCCACGTCGATCCGATGAGTTTGATTAAATCCGTGCGAGCCGCGGTCGAAGAAGCCCACCCCGGGCTCGCTCTGACCAACCTTCACCGGCTTTCAGATCGGGCCGATGGCTCGATGGGGCTACGCCGAATTTTCCTCAGCATTTTCGGGCTGTTTGCGTGCGTCGGACTGGCGCTGGCGGCCATGGGCGTTTTTGGTCTCATGACCTATACCGCCGCGCAACGCATGCGTGAGATGGGGATCCGCATCGCCCTGGGCGCGACCACTCGCAACATCATGAACCTCATCCTCGGCGACAGCCTGCGGCTGATCGGCCTCGGTCTGCTCGCCGGAACGGTTCTGGCCGCGGTCGGTTCCCGACTGCTGCAGTCCCAGCTCTACGCCATCAACCACTTCGACCCCGTGAGTTATCTCCTCGCC is from Synoicihabitans lomoniglobus and encodes:
- a CDS encoding ABC transporter permease, with the protein product MSKLSGLRTRLRRAFQRGAMDQQMLDEMKHHLDEETARRIAVGEDPATARRRAAADFGSVDARTEEVRDARFGAWAEHFWQDLRFAARNLRKSPGFTAVAVLTLAIGIGANTAIFSVVSGLLLNPLPYADSDRIMVIDEAPVPGGTGGSCGGTFLEWQENQIHFESMAAIHTMTHTMTGRGDPQMVNGWEVTPQYLSLFGLRTALGRDFRPEDDVAGANEHIVILSHRFWQETFNGDPGVVGDFVNFGGEGYQIIGVLDPDALLDPDVQFLSPTGILNDEQKQTRNYHYVTTTFAKLAPGATPAAAAAQLTTVKQGFNHLYPDRKKDWTVTVTSMQESMFGGARQPLNLLLWSVGVVLLIACANVANLLLAKTSARSGELALRLALGATKGRIIRQMLTESLLLAVLGGAAGIAVAAATINPLVVFAGVNDLQRIEIGLDGGVLAFALGASLLTGFVFGLLPALRAAGPNVGDAIKDGGRSGSAGRRRHLQSILIIAETALTVVLLVVAGLLMRSFLNAANQNLGFETDGALTFRLNQNGDTAQTVEKRLQFADQILAELRTIPGVESAAFISNMPMNGNRFYGDSIQRADRIEPDNNIIAGFDAVSPGYFQTMRTPLLRGRDLTAADNRIDAPKVLIVNQSVIDRFFDADENPLGYHIQFKGEPHEIVGVVADARRFAVDGQPFRQVYLPLAQFPWSTHYVLRTQLQPASLAAAVRQAVQRVNPNQPIHQLRTLEDMADETLNFRTMMLTLLSLFAGAALLLACVGIYGVMAYSVNQRTREMGIRLALGAAARDVIALILRDGLKVIAIGLAIGAIGAGFASHLLESQLYNVDPLDPATFVMVSLILVAVGATACFLPAVRASKTDPMQSLRAE
- a CDS encoding YqaE/Pmp3 family membrane protein is translated as MFIIFIIISLVLPPAAVAIRRGFGTEFLLNLLLTLLFWLPGAIHALYVVFKSDGTKSIA
- a CDS encoding DUF692 domain-containing protein codes for the protein MANRFDLPNLGLGIGLRSPHFPYILEHWPQVDWFEVISENYMDSRGKPRAVLDQIAERYPLVMHGVSLSIGSSDPLDFDYLAKLKALAAEVSPVWVSDHLCWTGIAGLNTHDLLPMPLTEDALAHTVERIRIVQDYLERPLVLENPSTYLEFEASTMPDAEFLGRMAAEADCGILLDVNNIYVCARNHGWDPDAYIRTIPADRIIQFHLAGHEDCGTHIIDTHNTNVIDEVWELYRSAHLHTGGDGAATLLEWDADIPPFPVLMAEVAQAKDFMTVARTQPRASSPAAAAPKADGRSFPHPLHIMPTE
- a CDS encoding DNA-binding domain-containing protein; the protein is MIPFESLQRWLLAAIQQPQSKDVREIESVVANANGRLPPAARIGIYAASFHGRLIQCLESEYPVLRHALEEDLFHQFATGYLQTFPPTTYTLTRLGENFPRHLRETRPDNEAELWPEFIINLATLERTFFEVYHAEGHEKTTPKPATDPVAIAAEPWTRTLHLAFPVHDYFPAARLHLKEPEIHAAPDIPAPRSTTVLIYRRNFQVRLREIADNAGQ
- a CDS encoding PadR family transcriptional regulator — its product is MKSDKTELLQGTLDMLILKALQLDAMHGFGLSQRLRQMSAEVFQVEMGSLYPALCRLEKKGWIKGKWGVSEANRRARYYSLTAAGRRQFETEKSHWALLSNTVNTMLDAT
- a CDS encoding ABC transporter permease, whose protein sequence is MRWWSSFSYSLKSLFTRKQWDAQLAEEVRTHVEMATEANIAQGMSPREARFAALREFGNVVATQERTRDERGWVWLEQLCHDTGYAFRNLRKSPGFALVVIFTLTAGIGCNTACFSLLNSLLLRPLAYPNSDRIVFLAESPPGEISYDSNGASFARWQENDDLFEQLGGYHLRGTTLTGRDHPRPVHLTETTAGLFEIFSARLAQGRGFHRSEYQPGRGHVAVISHEFWQQQLGGDLDILGAQLVFDGVGHEVIGVLEPWAFPYDNAIFVPSDVLLNEAKRAPGSDYDMSTFALLNPDVDRGPAQTRLQSTRGAHPDSYLPEQRDWRDTIQSWRDASYGTYKPAFMMTALVVAAILLIACVNITNLALARNRARSGEIALRLALGASTSRIVRQLLTETMLLATLGGLLGAVTGVALFQGFTRWTNMDMLRFVETSLDYRVLLFATAATVLSGLVCGLLPALRCARPGINTHLKEGQQGVATGKRRRLQSGLVIAECACTVALLIMAVLLLRSLQNVAASDPGFTREGVLYFSLSAPAERTPDADSSARFTDEVIAQLHRIPGVAAAGATSAVPMSKVEYRTEAVRRITQDLDAVGLTVGIDSVSPGYFNTLQIPLLRGRPLTAADNQAAAPRAALVNSRLADLLFENEPALGSPIVWRGEQWEIVGIVGDTARYHLGHDPIPQLFVAQARLSLPMSYVLRAHVDPMSLIKSVRAAVEEAHPGLALTNLHRLSDRADGSMGLRRIFLSIFGLFACVGLALAAMGVFGLMTYTAAQRMREMGIRIALGATTRNIMNLILGDSLRLIGLGLLAGTVLAAVGSRLLQSQLYAINHFDPVSYLLAVATLAATGTLASLLPAWRAARADPIAVLRAE